One Mycobacterium sp. SMC-4 DNA window includes the following coding sequences:
- a CDS encoding cutinase family protein yields the protein MSRTAQQFGFSAAVATLLGAVAAGSLWAAAPAAGQPCSDITVVYARGTGSPAGPGPVGQNFVDKLRDRVGGQSVDVRPVNYPAAWDFRPSASAGAADARAQVESIAAACPDTKIVLGGTSQGAGVITLITTVDGPVRGFEAAPLSSEVADRVAAVVVFGNPVRKMADGGPLNAISPRFGSKTIDLCAGGDPFCSDGLDFLAHGAYPRNGMTDLAADFVAGRVG from the coding sequence ATGTCGCGGACGGCACAACAGTTCGGTTTCTCAGCAGCGGTTGCCACGCTGCTCGGTGCAGTGGCAGCGGGTTCGCTGTGGGCTGCCGCGCCGGCGGCGGGGCAACCGTGCTCGGACATCACCGTCGTGTATGCGCGCGGCACCGGCAGTCCCGCCGGTCCGGGGCCGGTCGGCCAGAACTTCGTCGACAAGCTGCGCGACCGCGTCGGTGGGCAGTCGGTAGATGTGCGGCCGGTGAACTATCCGGCAGCGTGGGACTTCCGACCGTCGGCCTCAGCCGGTGCCGCCGACGCCCGTGCACAGGTGGAATCGATCGCCGCGGCCTGCCCAGACACCAAGATCGTGCTCGGCGGCACGTCGCAGGGGGCCGGGGTGATCACGCTGATCACCACGGTTGACGGGCCGGTGCGAGGATTCGAGGCGGCGCCGCTGTCCTCGGAGGTCGCCGACCGCGTGGCCGCCGTCGTGGTTTTCGGCAACCCGGTGCGCAAGATGGCCGACGGCGGCCCGCTCAACGCGATCAGTCCGCGTTTCGGGTCCAAGACCATCGACTTGTGTGCCGGCGGTGACCCGTTCTGTTCTGACGGACTCGACTTCCTGGCCCACGGCGCCTATCCCCGCAACGGTATGACCGATCTGGCCGCGGATTTCGTCGCGGGCCGCGTCGGGTAA
- a CDS encoding phthiotriol/phenolphthiotriol dimycocerosates methyltransferase: MRKLSRKYFYPFVSRRMADEDVLFINWGYEEDPPMGLKLSPEDERNRYCIQLYHRTATQADTDLAGKKVLEISCGHGGGASYLMRTFNPASYTGLDFNPDGVAYCKRRHTLPNLDFVQGDAENLPFADESFDAIVNVEASHVYLNFTRFLDEVHRVLRPGGRMLYTDMRSDDQIAEWEQGIAASPLKVIHQHVIDADVLRGLENTADMHLETVQRALPALLRPLGRQIVVSPGSHLYRKLANGQISYRVYCFEKA; this comes from the coding sequence ATGCGAAAGCTGAGCAGGAAGTACTTCTATCCCTTCGTCAGTCGCCGGATGGCCGACGAGGACGTGCTGTTCATCAACTGGGGATACGAGGAAGACCCGCCCATGGGCCTGAAGCTCTCGCCTGAGGACGAACGCAACCGGTACTGCATCCAGCTTTACCACCGCACGGCCACCCAGGCCGATACCGACCTGGCCGGCAAGAAGGTCCTCGAGATCAGCTGCGGTCACGGCGGCGGCGCGTCCTACCTGATGCGCACCTTCAATCCGGCCAGCTACACCGGCCTGGATTTCAACCCCGACGGCGTCGCCTACTGCAAACGCCGCCACACTTTGCCGAACCTGGATTTCGTGCAGGGGGACGCGGAGAACCTGCCGTTTGCTGACGAGTCGTTCGACGCCATTGTCAACGTCGAGGCGTCCCATGTTTACCTGAACTTCACCCGCTTCCTCGACGAGGTTCACCGGGTGCTGCGCCCGGGCGGGCGGATGCTCTACACCGATATGCGCAGTGATGACCAGATCGCGGAGTGGGAGCAGGGCATCGCCGCGTCTCCGTTGAAGGTCATCCATCAGCACGTCATCGACGCCGACGTGTTGCGTGGCCTGGAGAACACCGCCGACATGCACCTGGAGACCGTCCAGCGCGCGCTGCCGGCGCTGTTGCGCCCGTTGGGTCGCCAGATCGTGGTGTCCCCGGGCTCACATCTGTACCGCAAGCTGGCCAACGGGCAGATCTCCTACCGGGTGTACTGCTTCGAGAAGGCCTGA
- a CDS encoding DUF2505 domain-containing protein, whose translation MPRPFDVSTDSTADVDAIHAAFGNEDYWRARLFEFGKDSIRLDTLTVDTDGSVHVSTTQDMGREMLPTVLAKAIPGGMRVMRQERWRRTEDLLHCDAVVTATGAPLRATGTALITPVGTGSRLRFTGTLQVKIPLLGGTVEKFIVSALADEIPAAQRFTTNWIAAHG comes from the coding sequence GTGCCGCGACCCTTTGACGTCTCCACCGATTCGACCGCCGACGTGGATGCCATCCACGCGGCCTTCGGCAACGAAGACTATTGGCGGGCACGCCTTTTCGAGTTCGGCAAGGACTCCATCCGGCTGGACACACTGACGGTCGACACCGACGGTTCGGTGCATGTGTCCACCACCCAGGACATGGGCCGCGAGATGTTGCCCACCGTGCTGGCCAAGGCCATTCCCGGCGGTATGCGGGTGATGCGTCAAGAACGGTGGCGCCGCACCGAGGACCTGCTGCACTGCGACGCCGTCGTGACGGCCACCGGGGCCCCGCTGCGCGCCACCGGGACGGCGCTCATCACCCCGGTGGGCACCGGATCCCGGCTGCGCTTCACCGGTACGCTGCAGGTCAAGATCCCGCTGCTGGGCGGCACCGTCGAGAAGTTCATCGTCTCCGCGTTGGCCGACGAGATCCCCGCGGCGCAGCGCTTCACCACGAATTGGATTGCCGCGCATGGCTGA
- a CDS encoding nitroreductase family protein — MAERQPQSRPPQPIPTAEEALARLDMPLVEAMLTQRAIRRVRPDPVDDAVVLKCIELALRAPNGSNGQNWEFIVVKDERIKAKLARRYRIAWWAFYHSKVRDVAGYDAEMAKTVKAIEWQLDHFTEIPVLVIACLKLGAHDGRIPFTPKPPAAESGFYGSIYPSVQNLLLAARAMGLGASLITLPLWNLTSARRILKLPMSVTPCCVIPLGWPKGRYGPTTRRPVDEVVHLDTYGNRAWFGPADL, encoded by the coding sequence ATGGCTGAGCGTCAACCGCAGTCCCGACCGCCGCAGCCCATCCCCACCGCCGAGGAAGCGCTGGCTCGATTGGACATGCCGCTGGTGGAGGCGATGCTGACGCAGCGCGCCATCCGCCGGGTCCGACCCGATCCGGTCGACGATGCGGTGGTGCTCAAGTGCATCGAGCTCGCGCTGCGCGCGCCCAACGGATCCAACGGGCAGAACTGGGAATTCATCGTCGTCAAGGACGAGCGGATCAAGGCCAAACTGGCACGCCGGTACCGGATCGCGTGGTGGGCGTTCTACCACAGCAAGGTTCGCGATGTCGCCGGCTACGACGCGGAGATGGCCAAGACGGTCAAAGCCATCGAGTGGCAGCTCGACCATTTCACCGAGATCCCGGTGCTGGTCATCGCCTGCCTGAAGCTGGGCGCCCACGACGGCCGCATTCCGTTCACGCCGAAGCCCCCGGCAGCAGAGTCGGGGTTTTACGGCTCGATCTACCCGAGTGTGCAGAACCTGCTGCTGGCAGCACGGGCCATGGGTCTCGGAGCCTCGTTGATCACGCTGCCGCTGTGGAATCTGACGTCGGCGCGGCGCATCCTGAAGCTGCCGATGTCGGTGACGCCATGCTGCGTGATCCCGCTGGGATGGCCGAAGGGCCGCTACGGGCCCACCACGCGTCGTCCGGTCGACGAGGTGGTCCACCTCGACACCTACGGCAACCGGGCCTGGTTCGGGCCCGCCGACCTCTGA
- a CDS encoding flavodoxin family protein encodes MSADAGNRDDDRKPRVLLLFYSYTGQTGKVLDAAEEVFRKRGYLVDRALIEFTDPKYSEKFSRFPMRRVWPDFFSVLPAQTRGVTGDIRTPDEVRTGDYDLICIGSPTWWDTVSMPLRSFLVSHEARPLLEGTPFAVYVVCRRKWRKNLKGVRKLAEQKGGRFVDSIHFTYPGGELSSMLSLTSYLGSGEYKERYLGVKLPPTNISDEQVEEARRFSARLADKVFGKR; translated from the coding sequence ATGAGCGCGGATGCCGGCAACCGCGACGACGACCGGAAACCGCGCGTTCTGCTGCTCTTCTACAGCTACACCGGTCAGACGGGGAAGGTGCTCGACGCGGCCGAGGAGGTGTTCCGCAAGCGCGGTTACCTCGTCGATCGCGCCCTGATCGAGTTCACCGACCCGAAGTACTCGGAGAAGTTCAGCCGCTTCCCGATGCGCCGGGTGTGGCCGGATTTCTTCAGCGTGCTGCCGGCCCAGACGCGGGGGGTGACCGGCGACATCCGCACCCCCGATGAGGTTCGCACCGGTGACTACGACCTCATCTGCATCGGGTCGCCGACGTGGTGGGACACCGTGTCGATGCCGCTGCGCAGCTTCCTGGTGTCCCATGAGGCCCGACCACTGCTTGAGGGCACACCGTTCGCGGTGTACGTGGTGTGCCGGCGCAAGTGGCGCAAGAACCTCAAAGGGGTGCGCAAGCTCGCCGAGCAGAAGGGCGGCCGCTTCGTCGACAGCATTCATTTCACCTATCCGGGTGGGGAACTGTCGTCGATGCTGTCGCTGACCAGCTATCTGGGATCGGGGGAGTACAAGGAGCGTTATCTGGGCGTCAAACTGCCTCCGACCAACATCAGTGACGAACAGGTCGAGGAAGCGCGCCGGTTTTCCGCCCGCCTGGCCGACAAGGTGTTCGGCAAGAGATGA
- a CDS encoding alpha/beta hydrolase: MREALEVIAKGSATDSHPTPLLFVHGAWHAAWCWDDHFLDFFADRGYHAVAVSLRGHGGSPTIKPLRRCSFADYLDDVAAAADALPTAPVLIGHSMGGYLVQKYLQSRTAPAAVLMASMPPSGYFASGLRWLRRHPWHFTRISVTGRSLPFVSTPELARERFFSPHTPDEVVAGCVRRLQEESARSGLDGLYDRPRPERVATDVLVLGARCDGAVTEAEVHETARAYRTSAELFPDMGHNMMLEPGWMAVGNRIDEWLRARGL, translated from the coding sequence GTGCGCGAAGCACTCGAGGTCATCGCCAAAGGCTCCGCGACCGATTCCCATCCCACGCCGTTGTTGTTCGTGCACGGCGCCTGGCATGCCGCGTGGTGCTGGGATGACCATTTTCTGGACTTCTTCGCCGACCGCGGGTATCACGCCGTCGCGGTGAGCCTGCGCGGCCACGGTGGCAGCCCGACCATCAAGCCGTTGCGTCGGTGCTCGTTCGCCGACTACCTCGACGACGTCGCCGCGGCGGCCGACGCGCTGCCGACCGCTCCCGTGCTGATCGGACACTCCATGGGCGGCTACCTGGTACAGAAGTACCTGCAGAGCCGAACCGCGCCGGCCGCGGTGCTGATGGCCTCGATGCCGCCCTCGGGATATTTCGCCTCCGGGTTGCGCTGGTTGCGACGTCACCCGTGGCATTTCACCCGGATCTCGGTGACCGGCCGGTCGTTGCCCTTCGTCAGTACGCCGGAGCTCGCCAGGGAACGGTTCTTCTCCCCACACACCCCCGACGAGGTGGTTGCCGGCTGCGTGCGACGGCTGCAGGAGGAGAGCGCGCGCTCCGGCCTGGACGGCCTCTACGACCGGCCTCGCCCGGAGCGGGTAGCTACCGACGTGCTGGTGCTGGGCGCGCGGTGCGACGGCGCGGTCACCGAGGCCGAAGTGCACGAAACAGCCCGTGCATACCGCACGAGCGCCGAGTTGTTCCCCGATATGGGGCACAATATGATGCTCGAACCCGGCTGGATGGCTGTCGGCAACCGAATCGACGAATGGCTCCGGGCCCGGGGGTTGTAA
- a CDS encoding flavin-containing monooxygenase, with amino-acid sequence MGAAIQLNELGYHNLAILDREDDLGGTWHVNRYPGLTVDVPSTTYSYWFEPNPYWSRLYAPGEELKRYAEHVADKYQLRRYMRFNTVVDSARWDDETQQWLVSLTDGQTLQARFLVLATGYLCQPKKPDIPGIETFAGTVLHAQEWDHDYSLKGRRAAIIGTGSTGVQLIPKLAEDVADLTVYQRTPIWVMPKLDLSFGPRTQRIFAKFPATQRFVRLSSDMFMDFMTTLAMWKFRQLRPINTIANRIGALHRFLAIRDRELRRKLTPDYDFGCKRPTLSNVYYRTFTKPHVHLETVGIERIEPDGIVGRDGTKRAVDTLVLATGFDVWESNLPAIEVIGREGRSLGKWWRENRFQAYEGMTVPMFPNMLTQASPYAWVGMSWFDTVETQMRHMRRLFGELQRRGATTFEVTEAANARFLDEMLRLLDDSVFRLGDCATSRSYWFNGSGESPLFRPTSVRSAVKAQERFPLTDYTMA; translated from the coding sequence ATGGGTGCCGCCATCCAGCTCAACGAGCTCGGCTACCACAACCTCGCGATCCTCGACCGCGAAGACGACCTAGGTGGGACGTGGCACGTCAACCGTTATCCCGGACTGACGGTTGACGTCCCGTCCACCACCTATTCGTACTGGTTCGAACCCAATCCCTATTGGTCGCGGCTGTATGCGCCGGGCGAGGAGCTCAAGCGCTACGCCGAGCACGTCGCCGACAAATACCAGCTGCGTCGGTACATGCGCTTCAACACCGTTGTGGACAGCGCGCGCTGGGACGACGAGACCCAGCAGTGGCTGGTGTCGCTGACCGACGGCCAGACGCTGCAGGCGCGCTTCCTGGTCCTCGCGACGGGGTATCTGTGCCAACCCAAGAAGCCGGACATCCCAGGCATCGAGACGTTCGCCGGCACCGTGCTGCACGCCCAGGAATGGGATCACGATTATTCGCTGAAGGGCAGGCGCGCAGCGATCATCGGGACCGGCTCCACCGGTGTGCAGCTCATTCCCAAGTTGGCCGAGGACGTCGCCGACCTGACCGTCTACCAGCGCACCCCGATCTGGGTGATGCCCAAGCTCGACCTGTCGTTCGGCCCCCGGACGCAGCGCATCTTCGCGAAATTCCCTGCCACACAACGCTTTGTCCGCTTGTCCAGTGACATGTTCATGGACTTCATGACGACACTGGCAATGTGGAAGTTCCGGCAACTGCGGCCGATCAACACCATCGCCAACAGGATCGGCGCACTGCACCGTTTCCTGGCCATTCGCGACCGGGAACTGCGCCGCAAGCTCACCCCGGACTACGACTTCGGCTGCAAACGGCCGACGCTGTCCAATGTCTACTACCGCACCTTCACCAAGCCGCACGTGCACCTCGAAACCGTTGGCATCGAGCGAATCGAACCCGACGGGATCGTCGGCAGGGACGGCACCAAGCGCGCCGTCGACACCCTGGTGCTGGCCACCGGCTTCGACGTGTGGGAGTCCAACCTGCCCGCCATCGAGGTCATCGGCCGCGAGGGCCGCAGTCTCGGAAAGTGGTGGCGCGAGAACCGGTTCCAGGCCTACGAGGGCATGACGGTGCCGATGTTCCCGAACATGCTGACCCAAGCCAGCCCCTACGCGTGGGTCGGCATGAGCTGGTTCGACACCGTGGAGACACAGATGCGGCACATGCGACGCCTGTTCGGCGAACTCCAGCGTCGGGGTGCCACCACCTTCGAGGTCACCGAGGCCGCCAACGCCCGGTTCCTGGACGAAATGCTGCGCCTGCTCGACGACTCTGTCTTCCGGTTGGGTGACTGCGCCACGTCGCGGTCATACTGGTTCAACGGTTCGGGCGAATCACCCCTGTTCCGTCCGACGTCGGTGCGCAGTGCGGTCAAGGCGCAGGAACGGTTCCCGCTGACCGACTACACGATGGCCTAA
- a CDS encoding cytochrome P450: MTTATTDPVRLPPGPRAPKLLQGLGMVAVQSRMLTALSRKYGSAFTVNVPLFGRMVIVSSPSDVKELFSSSRELIGRPTNNLGDVLGSGSVFALDGDELLARRRLLLPPFNGKSMRSYETITEAEVMAELSTWPEGVEFETLDPMMRISLNTILRAVFGAEGKELEELRTLMPAAVEFGSRIALLPGVIRRDFGKWSPGGHFAQYRRRMDELIATLIADARADPDFDQRQDVLTLLLRTRYDDGTPISDQHIADELLTLLVAGHETTSSQLSWVVERIRRHPELLDRLTEEADAGGSELLRATIQEVQRTRPVLTASLRRTKTRVQLGEWVIPENTTVMGSLHLAMTSADSFPEPDRFNPDRFLGVNPNPFAYVPFGGGMNRCIGASFASMEMEIAVRAILREFRIEPTEAADERPFNRGVSIVPNKGGRVVVHRRKSVAASTNSSSAPAEQSNDQRR; encoded by the coding sequence ATGACTACGGCGACCACCGATCCGGTGCGCCTCCCGCCTGGACCACGCGCACCGAAGTTGCTGCAGGGCCTTGGGATGGTGGCCGTGCAGAGCCGGATGCTCACGGCACTGTCCAGGAAGTACGGCAGTGCCTTCACCGTCAACGTGCCGTTGTTCGGCCGGATGGTCATCGTCAGCTCGCCCAGCGATGTCAAGGAACTGTTCAGCTCCAGCCGTGAACTGATCGGCCGACCCACCAACAACCTGGGCGATGTGCTCGGCAGCGGTTCGGTGTTCGCCCTCGACGGAGACGAACTGCTGGCCCGCCGCCGCCTGCTGCTGCCGCCGTTCAACGGCAAGAGCATGCGCTCCTACGAGACGATCACCGAAGCCGAGGTGATGGCCGAGCTCTCCACCTGGCCCGAGGGCGTGGAATTCGAAACCCTCGATCCGATGATGCGCATCTCACTGAACACGATCTTGCGCGCGGTGTTCGGCGCCGAGGGCAAGGAGCTCGAGGAACTGCGCACGTTGATGCCCGCCGCGGTGGAGTTCGGCTCACGTATCGCGTTGCTGCCCGGGGTGATCCGGCGCGATTTCGGCAAGTGGAGCCCCGGCGGCCATTTCGCGCAATACCGCCGCCGGATGGACGAGCTGATCGCGACGCTGATCGCCGACGCCCGCGCCGACCCCGATTTCGATCAGCGCCAGGACGTGCTGACCCTGCTGTTGCGCACCCGCTACGACGACGGGACGCCGATCTCCGACCAGCACATCGCCGACGAATTGCTGACGCTGCTGGTTGCCGGGCACGAGACGACGTCTTCCCAGCTGTCCTGGGTCGTCGAGCGCATCCGCCGGCACCCCGAGTTGCTGGACCGGCTCACCGAGGAAGCCGACGCGGGCGGCTCGGAGCTGCTGCGCGCCACCATCCAGGAAGTGCAGCGCACCCGCCCGGTGCTGACAGCATCACTGCGTAGGACGAAAACACGAGTTCAGCTGGGGGAGTGGGTGATCCCCGAGAACACCACGGTGATGGGCAGCCTGCACCTGGCGATGACCAGTGCCGACAGCTTTCCGGAGCCGGACAGGTTCAATCCCGATCGCTTCCTCGGCGTGAACCCCAACCCGTTCGCCTATGTGCCCTTCGGCGGCGGCATGAACCGTTGTATCGGAGCATCTTTCGCCTCCATGGAGATGGAGATCGCCGTGCGGGCGATCTTGCGCGAATTCCGGATCGAGCCGACCGAGGCCGCTGACGAGCGCCCGTTCAATCGCGGTGTGTCGATCGTGCCGAACAAGGGTGGTCGCGTGGTGGTACACCGGCGTAAATCTGTTGCGGCGAGCACGAATTCGTCATCGGCTCCCGCCGAGCAGAGCAATGATCAGCGGCGCTGA
- a CDS encoding PE-PPE domain-containing protein has protein sequence MGTISPAGAVSDPSEIPPPIPNCSIESTCKALILGGTLTGTLDDAAMSSILSGYFANDNIFTRQNVRYPGSVDFLPSIGIGSILLYGAIDAAMRANPDEQIVVAGFSQGAAVADQVMYRLLLENNVPDPDKLRFVLVGDPSRSPNSPKFLAPDVPYHITVINAEYDGFSDYPDRWWNGLAAMNATLGIFYLHIPSLNSANLDDVPLENITVTYNSLGGSVTHYLIPTETLPLVRFMPFLAPYEDTLRAIVDRGYSRNDDKSPQSALRTVSRQLEEPAEVADDAPQQDADEQVQDSAGAQTPKPEPESTEQAESTEQELSEQPAAETSEPAAEQPAAVVSEDGSDDTPAAEAGDSDSAPTGAHRIKRGSERSSVASIKNRLAQEAKAEAQSESKVTTDNDSSAKTTTQRAGDTNDSSTGSSQSNDSGGSERRGSDAA, from the coding sequence ATGGGAACCATTTCCCCGGCGGGCGCCGTTTCCGATCCGTCGGAAATCCCGCCGCCGATCCCCAACTGCTCCATCGAGAGCACCTGCAAGGCCCTGATCCTCGGCGGTACCCTCACCGGCACCCTCGACGACGCCGCCATGAGCAGTATCCTCAGCGGCTACTTCGCCAACGACAACATCTTCACCCGGCAGAACGTCAGGTACCCCGGATCGGTCGACTTCCTGCCCTCGATCGGCATCGGGTCGATCTTGCTCTACGGCGCCATCGACGCGGCGATGCGGGCCAACCCCGACGAGCAGATCGTGGTCGCCGGGTTCTCCCAGGGTGCAGCGGTGGCCGACCAGGTGATGTACCGGTTGCTGCTGGAGAACAACGTTCCTGATCCCGACAAGCTGCGTTTCGTGCTGGTCGGCGATCCGTCGCGCAGCCCGAACAGCCCCAAGTTCCTGGCGCCCGACGTTCCCTACCACATCACCGTGATCAACGCCGAGTACGACGGCTTCTCCGATTACCCGGACCGGTGGTGGAACGGTTTGGCGGCGATGAACGCCACCTTGGGCATCTTCTACCTGCACATCCCCTCGCTGAACTCCGCGAATCTGGATGACGTTCCGCTGGAGAACATCACCGTCACCTACAACAGCCTCGGCGGATCGGTCACCCACTACCTCATCCCGACCGAGACGCTGCCGCTGGTGCGGTTCATGCCGTTCCTGGCGCCCTACGAGGACACCCTGCGCGCGATCGTCGACCGCGGCTACAGCCGCAACGACGACAAGAGCCCGCAGAGCGCGCTGCGCACGGTGTCGCGCCAGCTCGAGGAGCCGGCCGAGGTCGCCGACGACGCGCCGCAGCAGGACGCCGACGAGCAGGTCCAGGATTCGGCGGGCGCTCAGACGCCCAAGCCGGAACCGGAGTCCACCGAGCAGGCCGAGTCCACCGAGCAGGAACTGTCGGAGCAGCCGGCAGCCGAGACGAGTGAGCCGGCTGCCGAGCAGCCCGCCGCTGTCGTCAGCGAGGACGGTTCGGACGACACCCCGGCCGCCGAGGCCGGCGATTCGGACTCCGCGCCGACCGGGGCGCACCGGATCAAGCGCGGCAGCGAGCGCAGCTCCGTCGCGTCGATCAAGAACCGGCTCGCCCAGGAGGCCAAGGCCGAAGCCCAGAGCGAGTCGAAGGTCACCACCGACAACGACTCCTCGGCGAAGACCACGACGCAGCGCGCCGGCGACACCAACGACTCCAGCACCGGCTCGTCGCAGTCGAACGACAGCGGCGGCTCGGAGCGTCGCGGCAGCGACGCTGCCTGA
- a CDS encoding class I SAM-dependent methyltransferase, whose amino-acid sequence MTNKVSVDLTGPAKTMLSTLYLKALDADFEQPVLGDEFAKGAIERIDFNWEELGITSGWAPLLTVRTAQYDIWARQFLAANPRATVIHLGCGMDTRVFRLDPGPDVQWYDVDFPGVIELREKVYPSRPNYHLIASSATDPSWLEQIPADRPVLFLAEGISMYLTDEEGIALLRRVVERFASGEVQIDFFNWLAIKSQKTQTLVRRSNSTLYWAVNRPDDILQQVPGLRLLAATTLFDASTFDRVTGIFQVVKRLVRVVPALRKSLQYHRYAFGDAG is encoded by the coding sequence GTGACGAACAAAGTTTCCGTCGACCTGACCGGCCCGGCAAAGACCATGCTATCCACCCTGTACCTCAAGGCGCTGGACGCCGATTTCGAGCAGCCGGTCCTCGGCGACGAGTTCGCCAAAGGCGCGATCGAACGCATCGACTTCAACTGGGAAGAGTTGGGCATCACCAGCGGGTGGGCGCCGCTGTTGACGGTGCGCACCGCGCAGTACGACATCTGGGCGCGCCAGTTCCTGGCCGCGAACCCACGGGCCACCGTCATCCACCTGGGCTGCGGGATGGACACCCGGGTGTTCCGCCTCGATCCCGGCCCGGACGTGCAGTGGTACGACGTCGACTTCCCCGGTGTCATCGAACTGCGTGAGAAGGTCTACCCGAGCCGGCCGAATTACCACCTGATCGCCAGCTCGGCGACCGATCCGTCGTGGCTTGAGCAGATCCCCGCCGACCGTCCGGTGCTGTTCCTGGCCGAGGGCATCAGCATGTACCTCACCGACGAGGAGGGCATCGCGCTGCTGCGCCGGGTGGTGGAGCGCTTTGCCTCCGGCGAGGTTCAGATCGACTTCTTCAACTGGCTGGCCATCAAGTCGCAGAAGACCCAGACCCTGGTGCGGCGCTCGAATTCCACGCTCTACTGGGCGGTCAACCGTCCCGACGACATCCTGCAGCAGGTTCCGGGGTTGCGGCTGCTGGCGGCCACCACACTCTTCGATGCCAGTACCTTCGACCGGGTCACCGGCATCTTCCAGGTGGTCAAACGGCTGGTACGGGTGGTTCCGGCACTGCGCAAATCGTTGCAGTACCACCGCTACGCGTTCGGTGACGCCGGCTGA
- a CDS encoding LLM class flavin-dependent oxidoreductase, with product MRRDFRFGLLDGIVNTRFSASLPATSAAMTAAATGADSLWVGDHLNSLVPRSLATPEHLGVGAKLIPKVDAVLEPWTMLGHLAARNRFRRLRLGVCVTDASRRNPAVTAQAAATLHLLTRGRGLLGIGVGEREGNEPYGVEWAKPVARFEEALATIRALWDSRGELVTRDSPYFPLRNALFDLPPYKGTWPEIWVAAQGPRMLRLTGRYGDAWVPFTISRPADYAESLAAVRTAASDAGRDPTAIVPALNRAVVCGRTRDDVDEALDGVLFKTMALAAPAHAWARHGVEHPLGADFAGVQDLIPQTMDYESALSHIKKVPASLMRELCFHGTPDEVLDQVAEWRDAGLRYLLVINASQLNPKLTKAVSASLPFARVLRGLKKM from the coding sequence GTGAGGCGTGATTTTCGGTTCGGTCTGCTGGACGGCATTGTCAACACCCGATTCTCGGCGTCGCTGCCTGCCACCAGCGCAGCCATGACCGCCGCCGCCACCGGGGCCGATTCACTCTGGGTCGGCGACCACCTCAACTCACTGGTCCCCCGGTCCCTGGCCACGCCGGAGCACCTCGGTGTCGGGGCCAAGCTGATTCCCAAAGTCGATGCGGTCTTGGAGCCGTGGACGATGCTCGGTCACCTCGCGGCGCGCAATCGGTTCCGCCGCCTGCGTCTGGGGGTCTGCGTCACCGACGCCAGTCGGCGCAACCCAGCGGTCACTGCGCAGGCCGCAGCCACGCTGCATCTGCTCACCCGCGGTCGTGGCCTGCTCGGCATCGGAGTCGGCGAACGGGAGGGCAATGAGCCCTACGGGGTCGAGTGGGCCAAGCCGGTGGCCCGGTTCGAAGAAGCGCTGGCGACCATTCGCGCGTTATGGGACAGCCGCGGTGAGCTGGTCACCCGCGATTCGCCGTACTTCCCGTTGCGCAACGCGCTGTTCGACCTTCCGCCGTACAAGGGCACCTGGCCCGAGATCTGGGTCGCCGCCCAAGGTCCGCGGATGTTGCGCCTGACCGGTCGCTACGGCGACGCGTGGGTACCGTTCACGATCTCGCGTCCCGCCGATTACGCGGAATCGTTGGCGGCGGTGCGCACTGCGGCCAGCGACGCCGGACGTGACCCGACGGCGATCGTTCCCGCGCTCAACCGCGCGGTGGTCTGCGGTCGCACCCGCGACGACGTCGACGAGGCGCTCGACGGCGTGCTGTTCAAGACGATGGCGCTGGCCGCCCCGGCCCATGCCTGGGCGCGGCACGGAGTCGAACACCCGCTCGGTGCCGATTTCGCCGGTGTGCAGGATCTGATCCCCCAGACGATGGACTACGAGTCGGCGCTCTCGCACATCAAGAAGGTGCCGGCGTCGCTGATGCGGGAGCTGTGCTTCCACGGCACACCCGATGAGGTGCTCGATCAGGTCGCCGAGTGGCGCGATGCCGGACTGCGCTACCTGCTGGTGATCAACGCCAGCCAGCTCAACCCGAAGCTGACCAAGGCGGTCTCGGCGAGCCTGCCGTTCGCGCGTGTGCTGCGCGGCCTCAAGAAGATGTAA